The DNA sequence TTCCGGCAGCATGGTCGCAATCGGCGCATGCCGGATCACTTCCAGTAACGTACTCACCGAATTCACCTCGATCTGCACCTTGGGTGTGATGCCATTCTGGCGGAAGTATTCGTCGATCGACTGGCGAGTGAAAAAGTCAGGCGCCAGCAAGGCGAAATCCAGTTGCGCAATGTCATCCGGCGTCAGCACAGAAGCGCTGTCATACAACGGATGCTCACGCCCGACCATCACCCCCAACGTCTCGACAAACGCCGGAATGCACTCAATGTCCGGATTGCGCACCGGCGTGAAGGCAATCGCGATATCCAGCGAGTCATCCGCCAGCCCTGCTTCGATGTCGTCCATCGACAACTCGAAAATCTCCAGGTGAATCCCCGGATACCGCGCCACGTAGTCACGCACCAATGGCCCCACCAGATACGCCATGAACGTCGGCGTCATGGCCAGGCGCAGCGAGCCACGGGAAAGATCCTTCACGTCATGCAACGCGCGCTTGCCCGCCTCCAGCTCCACCAGCACCCGACGCGCGCATTCGATATAGGCCTGGCCGGCATCAGTGGGTTTGACCGAGCGTGAGGTGCGGTCGAACAGGTCCACACCGAGGCTTTCTTCCAGTTGGCGGA is a window from the Pseudomonas gozinkensis genome containing:
- the cynR gene encoding transcriptional regulator CynR; translation: MLLRHLRYLLAVADHGGFTRAAEALHVSQPTLSQQIRQLEESLGVDLFDRTSRSVKPTDAGQAYIECARRVLVELEAGKRALHDVKDLSRGSLRLAMTPTFMAYLVGPLVRDYVARYPGIHLEIFELSMDDIEAGLADDSLDIAIAFTPVRNPDIECIPAFVETLGVMVGREHPLYDSASVLTPDDIAQLDFALLAPDFFTRQSIDEYFRQNGITPKVQIEVNSVSTLLEVIRHAPIATMLPEAIATEDRALRRLSVESEAPQRGAALLRRQNNYHSAAAVAFMDMVLETRS